Genomic window (Patescibacteria group bacterium):
CTTGGTGTAGCAATTAAGGCTGTAAGAACAAAAAGAAATCTTTCTCAAGCCGAATTTGCTAATTTAGTTGGCTGTTCAGAAAGTCACATCTCATTGATGGAAACAAACAGAAGAAAACCAAGTTTTGAAATGCTAGTAAAAATATCTGAAATAACTGAAACGAAATTATCACAGCTCTTTCTCATAGCGGAAATGCTAGATACTACGAATAAATAACACAAAAAACGCACTTTATAGCCATCTAGGCTATTTTTTTTGCAATGGGTAATAACTGGATTTAGCCACCAAATTTAGTAACTAAATCAATTAATAATTCTTCTTGTTTGTCTAGCGAAATCATTCTATGATTAAATTTCCA
Coding sequences:
- a CDS encoding helix-turn-helix transcriptional regulator; translated protein: MNLGVAIKAVRTKRNLSQAEFANLVGCSESHISLMETNRRKPSFEMLVKISEITETKLSQLFLIAEMLDTTNK